The following proteins are encoded in a genomic region of Rhizobium sp. ZPR4:
- a CDS encoding HAMP domain-containing sensor histidine kinase: MSPERSRSLRWGLIKRLIALQAFLLVLFFVLLVGWIWIINPELEDANEEAVRVVAQQVTRDDDGQLQVAETQEVVELKRRYPELWFTIRDHKGILLQYGQIPTAALTESFPWTIDRARVEAGNGAHATVENRETSAGKLQIMAATEQGFDNDGLNVWINMRVEVPKGPRGEIHWLNVLPALAFVIFIGVAPILALTGIATLLVTPRAVGRSLSGLVETATQAQAIDFDTRSARLERSKVPTEIIPLVDAFNHALSKLDEGYNRHNRFLADAAHELRTPIAIARTRADLLPEAEVSHQLRDDIDRLSRVAHQLLEMQAIGVVELRAEKQDLNGLVENIAADLAPIAMDAGYDFDFEPNSEEAVFVIQASTIEMAVVNLIRNAIDHAGGKGAIIVRVGAAGTIDVCDEGPGIPLEERDRVFEPFRRINASSSGAGLGLNLVKKAAELHGGRVSFPDTGHGFCVRLQIGSIPPSIVVADMGWHQKR; this comes from the coding sequence ATGAGCCCGGAGCGCAGCCGATCGTTACGCTGGGGGCTGATAAAGCGCCTGATTGCCTTGCAAGCCTTCCTTCTCGTTCTCTTCTTCGTCCTTCTCGTCGGTTGGATCTGGATCATCAATCCCGAGCTGGAGGATGCCAATGAGGAGGCCGTGCGCGTCGTCGCGCAGCAGGTGACGAGGGATGATGACGGGCAGCTGCAAGTGGCGGAGACGCAGGAGGTGGTGGAGCTGAAGCGACGCTATCCGGAGCTCTGGTTCACGATCCGCGACCATAAGGGGATACTCCTTCAATACGGGCAGATACCGACGGCCGCTCTCACGGAGAGTTTTCCGTGGACGATCGACCGGGCGAGAGTGGAGGCCGGCAATGGGGCACATGCCACGGTCGAGAACCGGGAAACATCAGCCGGAAAGCTGCAGATCATGGCGGCCACCGAGCAAGGCTTTGACAATGACGGCTTGAACGTGTGGATCAATATGCGTGTCGAAGTTCCCAAGGGGCCGCGTGGCGAGATCCATTGGCTCAACGTATTGCCGGCCTTGGCATTCGTCATCTTCATCGGCGTCGCTCCGATACTGGCGCTGACCGGGATTGCGACGCTGCTCGTTACGCCGCGCGCCGTCGGCCGATCGCTGAGCGGGCTTGTGGAAACGGCAACGCAGGCGCAGGCGATCGACTTCGACACCCGCTCGGCCCGTCTCGAGCGTTCGAAGGTGCCGACCGAGATCATTCCTCTGGTGGACGCATTCAATCATGCGCTTTCGAAGCTGGACGAGGGGTATAATAGGCATAACCGCTTCCTTGCCGATGCTGCGCATGAGCTGCGGACGCCGATTGCGATCGCGCGGACGCGGGCGGACCTTCTGCCCGAAGCGGAAGTCAGTCACCAGCTTCGGGACGATATCGACCGATTGTCCCGCGTCGCCCATCAGCTCCTTGAGATGCAGGCGATCGGCGTGGTCGAATTGCGCGCGGAGAAGCAGGATCTGAATGGGCTGGTCGAAAACATCGCTGCCGATCTCGCGCCGATTGCGATGGACGCCGGTTACGATTTCGACTTCGAGCCGAACTCTGAGGAAGCAGTCTTCGTGATCCAGGCATCGACGATCGAAATGGCGGTCGTCAACCTGATCCGAAATGCGATCGATCACGCCGGAGGAAAGGGCGCGATCATCGTTCGCGTCGGCGCGGCCGGTACGATCGATGTCTGCGACGAAGGTCCCGGCATACCACTGGAGGAGCGCGACCGTGTCTTCGAGCCGTTTCGCCGCATCAATGCCAGCTCATCTGGCGCAGGCCTGGGACTGAATCTGGTCAAGAAGGCTGCCGAACTTCACGGCGGGCGGGTTTCGTTCCCGGATACCGGCCACGGTTTTTGCGTGCGGCTGCAGATCGGCTCCATACCGCCGTCGATCGTGGTGGCAGACATGGGCTGGCACCAAAAGCGGTAA
- a CDS encoding response regulator transcription factor: protein MRILLLEDEPEMARALLEALRRRDVLADHVRTIADADAMARVGTYDVLVLDRRLPDGEGLDLVAALRQRKHPAPILVLTALGSVDHRVDGLDSGADDYLAKPFAIEELLARLRALQRRGPTVSDRYLNFGNLSVDPRTNEIFVGGSLVEFPRREYLVLETLMRRPNRIVTRPSLIEAVYALEDEIGSNALDAHISRIRKKLFLAEATVEIRAVRNIGYLIRAKA from the coding sequence TTGCGAATTCTGCTGCTTGAGGATGAGCCCGAAATGGCCCGCGCTTTGCTCGAGGCGCTGCGGCGCCGCGATGTGCTAGCCGACCATGTCCGTACGATTGCCGATGCCGATGCCATGGCTCGCGTCGGGACCTATGATGTCCTCGTGCTCGATCGCCGTCTGCCCGACGGCGAAGGGCTGGATCTCGTTGCCGCACTGCGCCAGCGCAAGCATCCCGCGCCGATCCTGGTGCTGACCGCGCTCGGCAGCGTCGACCATCGCGTCGACGGGCTCGACAGCGGTGCCGACGACTATCTGGCCAAGCCCTTTGCGATCGAGGAACTGCTCGCGCGGTTGAGGGCTCTGCAGAGACGAGGGCCGACGGTTTCTGATCGTTATCTGAATTTCGGCAATCTGAGCGTCGATCCCCGAACCAATGAGATCTTTGTCGGAGGCTCCCTTGTCGAGTTTCCCCGCCGTGAATATCTGGTGCTGGAGACGCTGATGCGCCGCCCGAACCGTATCGTGACGAGGCCAAGCCTGATCGAGGCGGTCTATGCCCTTGAGGACGAGATCGGCTCGAATGCCCTGGATGCTCACATCTCCCGCATTCGAAAGAAGCTGTTTCTGGCCGAGGCCACGGTCGAGATAAGGGCAGTGCGCAACATCGGCTACCTGATCCGGGCCAAGGCATGA
- a CDS encoding type II toxin-antitoxin system RelE/ParE family toxin has translation MWNLEYSSDADLDFELIFDHLFAAYLDLGDAPEDALERAANRIRELRLEIDRLVETPYIGTLRPDIYPGIRFLRRDKAAVWFLPVEERRTIVVAAIFFGGQDHIRRMLARMLQGSP, from the coding sequence GTGTGGAATCTTGAATATTCCAGCGATGCGGATCTCGATTTCGAACTGATTTTCGATCATCTGTTTGCGGCCTATCTTGATCTTGGAGACGCGCCGGAGGACGCTCTGGAGCGCGCGGCTAACCGTATTCGCGAACTCCGTCTGGAAATCGATCGGTTGGTCGAGACCCCATATATCGGAACATTGCGGCCGGATATCTATCCCGGCATCCGCTTCCTGCGGCGCGACAAGGCCGCCGTCTGGTTTCTGCCGGTCGAGGAGCGCCGGACGATCGTCGTCGCGGCGATTTTCTTTGGCGGCCAGGATCACATCAGGCGGATGCTGGCGCGCATGCTGCAAGGATCGCCCTGA
- a CDS encoding type II toxin-antitoxin system ParD family antitoxin, with protein sequence MSVKSSISLTDQQDAFARSLVDTGRYSSLSSVLQQGLELLRQKTETEAAETEGLRRLIQRRVDGPKISGPDMEERIESVIERKRRALRVES encoded by the coding sequence GTGAGCGTCAAGTCGTCGATATCGTTGACCGATCAGCAGGATGCGTTTGCCCGCTCGCTTGTCGACACTGGGCGCTATTCCAGCCTGAGTTCGGTTCTCCAGCAGGGTCTGGAGCTGCTGCGGCAGAAAACGGAAACGGAAGCGGCCGAGACGGAAGGCTTACGCAGGCTCATCCAGCGCCGCGTCGATGGGCCGAAGATTTCAGGTCCGGACATGGAAGAGCGTATCGAGAGCGTGATCGAGCGCAAACGGCGAGCTCTTCGTGTGGAATCTTGA
- a CDS encoding class II aldolase/adducin family protein: MVAICRRMNASGINQGTAGNMSVRNPKGFLITPTSLPYDVMQPQDLVQMYFDGSYEGERRPSSEWRFHRDILASRKDIECVLHCHSVYATTLAVHHKTIPSFHYMTGVAGGTTIRCARYATFGTQALSDAAIEALQDRLACLLGQHGQISLGKTPAAALALAIEVETLSRLYVQALTLGEPPILDDEEMARVIQQMKNMSYGQAPDLNGVNDVAKRRQ; the protein is encoded by the coding sequence ATGGTGGCGATCTGCCGCCGGATGAACGCATCCGGCATCAACCAGGGAACGGCCGGCAACATGTCGGTACGCAATCCCAAGGGGTTCCTGATCACGCCGACCTCCTTGCCTTACGACGTGATGCAGCCGCAGGATCTCGTGCAGATGTATTTCGATGGCAGCTACGAGGGCGAGCGCCGGCCGTCGTCCGAATGGCGGTTCCATCGCGATATCCTGGCATCCCGCAAGGATATCGAATGCGTGCTCCATTGCCATTCGGTCTATGCAACCACGCTTGCCGTGCATCACAAGACGATTCCGAGCTTTCACTACATGACCGGCGTCGCGGGCGGCACGACGATCCGCTGCGCGCGCTACGCCACCTTCGGCACGCAGGCCCTTTCGGATGCGGCGATCGAAGCCCTGCAGGACAGGCTTGCCTGCCTGCTCGGTCAGCATGGGCAGATCTCACTCGGCAAGACACCGGCCGCCGCCCTTGCCCTTGCCATCGAGGTCGAAACCCTGTCGCGTCTCTACGTGCAGGCGCTGACGCTCGGCGAGCCGCCTATTCTCGACGACGAGGAAATGGCGCGCGTCATCCAACAGATGAAAAACATGAGCTATGGACAGGCGCCGGATCTAAACGGCGTCAATGATGTCGCGAAGCGTCGGCAGTAA
- a CDS encoding FGGY family carbohydrate kinase, which translates to MSIVAVFDIGKTNVKLSAATDDGRVLETLSTPNIVRDGPPYRHHDLAELEAWLIDSLTELGRRHDIGAIVTCAHGSGGVLVDGQGAAMPMIDYEQPIPADVDARYRVIVGSYRERASAIMLGAAHLARQMLWQEMHWPETFAAASAYLATPQYWAFRLSGVLASEVTSLAAQSHLWASADSRPAALVASRGWQRLMPPMRRAWETLGPLKPELAGRSGLKATTRVLCGVHDSSANLYRYQAADLSDFTVVSTGTWIVALTDRNGVDFSIEQPGHSCNADVFGNPTPGMLTMGGREFSTVAAKASGPASLQALRMIVASGTFALPSFGSDDGLFPGTAHHGRLEGPLAEEGSLRFTLAVLYAALLTVACIRDLPLTKTVVLDGNFVADPLYGAIVAALLPDRRVLVSRGTTGTATGAAMLAAHERRGSPAPLAAEAPDISDLPDLSSYQQRWHDLIKTME; encoded by the coding sequence ATGAGCATCGTTGCGGTTTTCGACATCGGTAAGACCAACGTGAAGCTGTCGGCGGCAACCGATGACGGCCGCGTGCTGGAAACGCTGTCGACGCCGAATATCGTGAGGGATGGTCCGCCCTATCGTCATCACGATCTTGCCGAACTGGAGGCCTGGCTCATCGATAGTTTGACGGAGCTGGGACGCAGGCACGATATCGGCGCCATCGTCACCTGCGCGCATGGGTCCGGCGGCGTGCTGGTCGACGGACAGGGCGCGGCGATGCCGATGATCGACTATGAGCAGCCGATCCCCGCCGATGTCGATGCACGCTACAGGGTAATCGTCGGTTCCTATCGCGAGAGGGCAAGCGCCATCATGCTGGGTGCCGCGCATCTGGCGCGGCAAATGCTGTGGCAGGAAATGCATTGGCCGGAAACGTTTGCCGCGGCCAGCGCCTATCTCGCCACGCCGCAATATTGGGCTTTCCGCCTGTCCGGTGTGCTGGCCAGCGAGGTGACGAGCCTTGCGGCGCAATCGCATCTGTGGGCATCGGCAGACAGCCGGCCCGCCGCGCTCGTGGCAAGCCGCGGGTGGCAGCGTCTCATGCCGCCGATGCGGCGCGCATGGGAAACGCTTGGCCCGCTAAAACCCGAACTTGCGGGACGTAGCGGCCTGAAAGCTACGACGCGCGTCCTGTGCGGCGTGCATGACTCCTCGGCCAATCTATACCGCTATCAGGCCGCCGATCTCTCTGATTTCACCGTCGTCTCGACGGGCACATGGATTGTTGCGCTCACCGATCGCAACGGCGTCGATTTCAGCATCGAACAGCCCGGCCATTCCTGCAATGCCGATGTCTTCGGCAATCCGACGCCCGGCATGCTGACCATGGGAGGCCGGGAGTTTTCCACCGTCGCCGCAAAGGCTTCGGGGCCTGCCTCGTTGCAGGCACTTCGGATGATTGTCGCGTCCGGCACCTTTGCGCTGCCGTCATTCGGCTCGGATGACGGGCTCTTTCCTGGCACGGCCCATCACGGCCGTCTGGAAGGCCCGCTTGCAGAGGAGGGCAGTCTCCGGTTCACGCTTGCCGTGCTCTATGCGGCGCTGCTGACCGTCGCCTGCATCCGCGATCTTCCGCTAACGAAGACGGTTGTGCTTGACGGCAATTTCGTCGCCGATCCCCTCTATGGTGCCATCGTTGCGGCCTTGCTGCCCGACCGACGCGTGCTCGTCAGCCGCGGCACCACCGGAACGGCGACGGGCGCTGCCATGTTGGCCGCCCATGAAAGGCGCGGTTCACCCGCTCCGCTGGCAGCCGAAGCACCCGATATTTCCGATCTTCCCGATCTCTCATCCTATCAACAACGCTGGCACGACCTGATCAAGACAATGGAGTAA
- a CDS encoding ABC transporter permease — protein MAEPPVLYNVNSSLTDLMARMRAGIPGAHTGLVVLLILLIVGFSLFIPNFASLGTLQSFMYQLPLLGLLSLAMMAPLITGGLNLAIIATTNQCALLMAFIMQSLITPDSGTGTALAVIILALVAGLALCLLIGLITGMLIAYTGVHPILITLGTKSLIDGISIYLTRGMALSGIPDGFSRIGTTTIFGVPLIFLLLIVVAVVVSLILRRTAFGVACAMIGSNIEAARYSAIDTRRVLVGVYVMSSLICFFAALVMLATFNSASADYAQSYLLVTILAAVLGGVDPFGGFGTAGGLMLALAILQVISSGFNQFGLSNYLTVAIWGGILIFVAAVQTARPYLMWLLPTRFFGPK, from the coding sequence ATGGCTGAGCCGCCAGTTCTCTATAACGTCAATAGCAGCCTTACCGATTTGATGGCGCGTATGCGGGCAGGCATTCCCGGCGCCCATACCGGTCTTGTCGTGCTGCTGATCCTTCTGATCGTCGGCTTCTCCCTGTTCATTCCGAATTTTGCCTCTCTCGGCACGTTGCAATCCTTCATGTACCAGCTGCCGTTGCTCGGCCTTCTGTCTCTAGCGATGATGGCGCCGCTGATAACAGGCGGTCTCAATCTGGCGATCATTGCCACGACGAACCAGTGCGCGCTGCTGATGGCCTTCATCATGCAGAGCCTGATCACGCCTGACAGCGGCACCGGGACGGCACTCGCCGTGATCATACTGGCGCTCGTCGCCGGCCTTGCGCTCTGCCTGCTCATCGGCCTTATCACCGGTATGCTCATCGCCTATACCGGCGTGCATCCGATCCTCATCACCCTCGGCACGAAATCGCTGATCGACGGCATCAGCATCTATCTCACCCGCGGCATGGCACTTTCGGGCATACCCGACGGCTTCAGCCGCATCGGCACGACGACCATCTTCGGGGTGCCGCTGATTTTCCTGCTGCTGATCGTCGTCGCCGTTGTCGTCAGCCTCATATTGCGGCGCACCGCCTTCGGCGTCGCCTGCGCCATGATCGGTTCCAATATCGAGGCGGCACGCTATTCGGCGATCGACACGCGCCGGGTGCTGGTCGGCGTCTATGTCATGTCGAGCCTGATCTGCTTCTTCGCAGCCCTGGTCATGCTGGCGACCTTCAACTCCGCAAGCGCGGATTATGCGCAATCCTATCTGCTGGTGACGATCCTCGCGGCCGTGCTTGGCGGTGTCGATCCCTTCGGCGGATTCGGCACGGCCGGCGGGTTGATGCTGGCGCTGGCGATCCTGCAGGTCATCTCCTCGGGCTTCAATCAATTCGGCCTCAGCAATTACCTGACGGTCGCGATTTGGGGCGGCATTCTCATCTTCGTCGCCGCGGTTCAGACGGCGCGACCCTACCTGATGTGGCTGCTGCCAACACGTTTCTTCGGTCCAAAATGA
- a CDS encoding ABC transporter permease: MREHSQTAGPLFVARLKRRPEAWLLAVIAAVVIVFSLTARDFLTLGNIIDLFETYSVQAIMAMGLFVVLVSGGIDISFAATASVAQYCAALLATQFGFSAPAVIVSGLAIGVGLGCLNALLVHYVRITSIIATIAMMSVSFSLLMYFSGGKSIYTLPDWWTNRIVFWRMETASGDIVRVTLPIVAMVVVTLFTWAWMTRSSVGRQLYAMGGNAEAARRIGMNIGRLQFVAYGYLGLMAAIAGLLQAHRVGESVPNAMYNTELAVLSAAVLGGASLTGGIGTVPGVLLGIVLLAVLQNGLNLLGVSSYFFQIVIGITILVSTSITVISSRPGRRHRIIAGASSNG, from the coding sequence ATGCGTGAACACAGCCAAACGGCCGGGCCGTTATTTGTCGCGCGATTGAAACGGCGTCCCGAAGCATGGCTTCTGGCCGTCATTGCTGCGGTCGTGATCGTCTTTTCCCTGACGGCACGAGACTTCCTGACGCTTGGCAACATCATCGACCTGTTTGAAACCTATTCTGTGCAGGCGATCATGGCGATGGGCCTCTTCGTCGTGTTGGTTTCGGGCGGCATCGACATATCCTTCGCGGCAACCGCTTCCGTGGCGCAATATTGCGCGGCGCTGCTTGCAACGCAGTTCGGCTTTTCCGCGCCTGCCGTCATCGTCTCTGGCCTTGCGATCGGCGTCGGGCTTGGCTGCCTCAATGCGCTGCTGGTTCATTATGTGCGCATCACCTCGATCATCGCGACGATCGCCATGATGAGCGTCAGCTTCTCGCTGCTCATGTATTTCTCCGGCGGCAAGTCGATCTATACATTGCCGGACTGGTGGACCAACCGCATCGTCTTCTGGCGCATGGAAACGGCATCGGGCGATATCGTTCGTGTGACGCTGCCGATCGTCGCCATGGTGGTGGTGACGCTGTTCACCTGGGCATGGATGACGCGATCTTCCGTCGGGCGGCAGCTTTATGCGATGGGCGGCAATGCGGAAGCGGCACGGCGCATCGGCATGAACATCGGTCGGCTGCAATTCGTCGCCTACGGCTATCTCGGTCTGATGGCTGCAATCGCCGGCCTGCTGCAGGCGCACCGGGTCGGCGAGAGCGTGCCCAATGCCATGTATAATACGGAGCTTGCGGTGCTGTCAGCCGCTGTCCTCGGTGGCGCCAGCCTGACGGGCGGTATCGGCACCGTACCCGGCGTATTACTCGGCATCGTACTCTTGGCCGTGCTGCAGAATGGGTTAAACCTGCTCGGTGTCTCATCTTACTTCTTCCAGATCGTCATCGGTATCACCATTCTGGTCTCGACCTCGATCACCGTGATCAGCTCGCGGCCGGGCCGCCGGCATCGCATCATCGCGGGAGCGTCATCCAATGGCTGA
- a CDS encoding sugar ABC transporter ATP-binding protein, with amino-acid sequence MGDDVPFLRLTGLSKRFGGVRALEEIDWDVRSGEIHCLVGENGCGKSTLIKTVAGVHPPSAGMIEIEGKPVLPLDPARAKALGIQVIFQDLSLFPNLSVVENIAIESHLDRLVKPVNRKRMREKARAVLARLGFVLDLDLVVSDLSVAERQIVAIARGLAAEARLIFMDEPTASLTRAEVDRLLGIVGRLKADGIAVVFVSHRLDEVVEIAERVTVMRDGRKVGTWPADQMNEKKIAHLMTGLDIDHTIVARDMSGAVPVLEVRGLSRRGEFADIDFILRRGEVLGISGLLGSGRTELALTLFGMHRVESGSIGLEGRELVLRSNRDAVRAGIAYVSEDRLSLGVILQQSIGDNIMLAVMRGMANRLGLIPGKTRGQLADDWIKRLAIKVPSADRAVQTLSGGNQQRVVLAKWLATRPKVLILDSPTVGVDIKNKQGIYDVVAELARQGVAIILISDEVSELFATCDRILHMRAGRIVGEAVPGDVSEANMKERIYA; translated from the coding sequence ATGGGAGACGACGTTCCGTTTCTGCGTTTGACCGGGCTGTCCAAACGGTTTGGCGGTGTGCGCGCATTGGAAGAGATCGATTGGGATGTGCGGTCCGGGGAGATCCATTGCCTCGTCGGCGAAAACGGCTGCGGCAAGTCGACCCTCATCAAGACCGTGGCCGGCGTGCATCCGCCTTCGGCCGGCATGATCGAGATCGAGGGCAAGCCGGTTCTTCCGCTTGATCCCGCCCGCGCCAAGGCGCTGGGAATTCAGGTGATTTTCCAGGACCTCTCCCTGTTTCCCAACCTATCCGTTGTTGAAAACATCGCTATCGAAAGTCATCTCGACCGACTCGTAAAACCGGTTAACCGGAAGCGGATGCGCGAGAAGGCACGCGCCGTTCTTGCAAGGCTCGGCTTTGTGCTCGACCTCGATCTCGTGGTGTCCGATCTTTCAGTCGCCGAGCGCCAGATTGTCGCCATCGCGCGCGGCCTGGCAGCCGAAGCGCGGCTGATCTTCATGGACGAGCCGACCGCGTCGCTGACGCGAGCGGAGGTCGATCGTCTATTGGGCATCGTCGGACGATTGAAGGCCGATGGTATCGCCGTTGTCTTTGTCTCCCATCGGCTCGATGAAGTGGTCGAGATCGCCGAGCGCGTTACTGTCATGCGCGACGGCCGCAAGGTCGGCACCTGGCCTGCCGATCAAATGAATGAAAAGAAGATCGCTCATCTGATGACGGGACTCGATATCGATCACACCATCGTTGCGCGCGACATGAGTGGAGCCGTGCCTGTTCTGGAAGTTCGAGGTCTGTCGCGCCGAGGCGAGTTTGCCGATATCGATTTTATTCTCCGCCGTGGCGAGGTGCTTGGCATCTCCGGATTGCTGGGATCGGGCCGCACCGAACTCGCGCTGACGCTGTTCGGTATGCATCGCGTCGAGAGCGGCAGCATTGGCCTCGAGGGTAGGGAGCTTGTGCTCCGCTCCAATCGCGATGCCGTGCGCGCCGGCATCGCTTACGTTTCCGAGGATCGCTTGAGCCTCGGCGTGATCCTGCAGCAGTCGATTGGCGACAATATCATGCTCGCCGTCATGAGAGGCATGGCAAACCGGCTGGGGCTCATTCCCGGCAAGACGCGCGGGCAGCTTGCCGATGACTGGATAAAGCGGCTTGCCATCAAGGTTCCCTCGGCCGATCGCGCGGTGCAGACGCTTTCGGGCGGCAATCAGCAGCGTGTCGTGCTCGCGAAATGGCTGGCGACACGGCCGAAGGTGCTGATCCTCGATTCCCCGACGGTCGGCGTCGACATCAAGAACAAACAGGGCATCTACGACGTGGTGGCCGAGCTGGCGCGGCAAGGCGTCGCCATCATTCTCATCTCCGACGAAGTCTCGGAACTGTTTGCGACCTGCGACCGCATCCTGCACATGCGCGCCGGCCGCATCGTCGGCGAAGCGGTGCCGGGCGACGTCAGCGAGGCCAATATGAAGGAGCGCATCTATGCGTGA
- a CDS encoding substrate-binding domain-containing protein, translated as MEVTRRTILTGIGGAVVAGTLGGTIGIAQAAEPQVGVVVKIGGIPWFNAMEVGIKKAAPEYKTNAWMVGPTQADAAQQVRAIEDLIARKVAVIGIVPNDSAALDPVLGRARAAGIKVLAHEGPSQKEADWDFELTTIEGYGQAHMDLLAKQMGEEGKYIVYVGSLTVPLHNAWADAAIAYQKQKYPKMQMLGDRFGVAESLDESIKTTQDQLRAHPDLKGILTFGSQGPIGAARVLDDREKAKSIVLVGGFSPGQGVKYVKSGTIRGGFIWNPMTAGEIFVQLASILAAGKEPTDNMELTGVGKVRVYPDKKLIQAQKLESLDKENIDRLVALGL; from the coding sequence ATGGAAGTTACAAGACGAACCATACTCACCGGAATAGGCGGAGCTGTCGTCGCCGGCACTCTCGGCGGCACCATCGGCATCGCGCAGGCGGCCGAGCCGCAGGTCGGCGTCGTAGTCAAGATCGGCGGCATTCCGTGGTTCAACGCCATGGAAGTCGGCATCAAGAAGGCGGCGCCGGAATATAAGACGAATGCCTGGATGGTCGGGCCGACGCAGGCGGACGCCGCCCAGCAGGTACGCGCCATCGAAGACCTGATTGCCCGCAAGGTAGCCGTCATCGGCATCGTGCCGAATGATTCCGCTGCCCTCGATCCTGTCCTCGGCCGTGCGCGGGCCGCAGGCATCAAGGTGCTTGCCCACGAAGGCCCAAGCCAGAAGGAAGCCGATTGGGACTTCGAGCTGACGACCATCGAAGGCTATGGTCAGGCCCATATGGACCTGCTTGCCAAGCAAATGGGCGAGGAAGGCAAATATATCGTCTATGTCGGCTCGCTGACGGTTCCGTTGCACAATGCCTGGGCCGATGCGGCGATTGCCTATCAGAAGCAGAAATACCCGAAGATGCAGATGCTCGGCGACCGTTTCGGCGTGGCCGAGAGCCTGGATGAAAGCATCAAGACGACGCAGGATCAGCTGCGTGCCCATCCGGATCTGAAAGGTATTCTGACATTCGGCTCGCAAGGCCCGATCGGTGCGGCTCGTGTTCTCGACGATCGCGAAAAGGCCAAGTCGATCGTGCTGGTCGGCGGCTTCTCGCCGGGGCAGGGCGTCAAATACGTCAAGTCTGGCACGATCCGCGGCGGCTTCATCTGGAACCCGATGACGGCGGGCGAGATCTTCGTGCAGCTCGCCTCCATCCTGGCGGCCGGCAAGGAGCCGACCGACAATATGGAGCTAACCGGCGTCGGTAAGGTGCGCGTCTATCCGGACAAGAAGCTCATCCAGGCACAGAAGCTGGAGTCGCTCGATAAGGAAAACATCGACCGGCTCGTCGCGCTCGGCCTTTAG
- a CDS encoding LacI family DNA-binding transcriptional regulator — MSKSRTPSIKMVADRAGVSVATVSNVLNGKPTVSPDFARRVNDAVRELGYVVDLGASRLRSRKAQLAGVVVPDLTNPMFASFVSTLEHLARLDDYDLVVVSARNNAEEEADRLRKIRSWRPAGLIVIPCDGAFAERLPNGFFAPVVLADRIPDAVGFDLIAVDNGPAAGAIAAHLDRQGYGDCLVLGSSLSITNVRERWEGVQAAAGRMHVEMLEIGIDDANGAQRLEERLRRRPLPGALFSLDHGTTLLTYRTMAEIGLSVPGDLAFASFDEMEWMRLVAPGITAVRQPVEEMAEQAWALLLRRMTGSAGKPVTRRLRCVVEIRGSTPRSPLEEAGNTKLGGEKWKLQDEPYSPE, encoded by the coding sequence ATGTCGAAATCGCGAACCCCTTCCATCAAGATGGTGGCCGACAGGGCTGGGGTTTCAGTGGCAACCGTCTCGAATGTCCTGAATGGCAAGCCTACGGTCTCTCCGGATTTCGCCAGGCGTGTGAACGACGCGGTGCGAGAGCTTGGCTATGTCGTCGATCTCGGCGCGTCGCGGCTGCGTTCGCGCAAGGCGCAGCTTGCTGGCGTCGTCGTGCCGGATCTCACCAATCCGATGTTCGCCTCCTTTGTTTCCACGCTGGAGCATCTGGCGCGTCTCGACGATTACGATCTGGTGGTCGTGTCCGCGCGTAATAATGCTGAGGAAGAGGCCGACCGGTTGCGCAAGATTCGCTCCTGGCGTCCCGCTGGTCTGATCGTCATTCCCTGCGACGGCGCCTTTGCCGAACGCTTGCCGAATGGCTTCTTCGCACCGGTCGTGCTGGCCGACCGCATACCGGATGCGGTCGGCTTCGATCTGATCGCCGTTGACAATGGTCCGGCCGCCGGCGCAATCGCCGCCCATCTCGACAGGCAGGGTTATGGTGATTGCCTGGTTCTTGGCAGCAGCCTGTCGATTACCAATGTTCGCGAACGCTGGGAAGGCGTGCAAGCTGCGGCCGGCCGCATGCATGTCGAGATGCTGGAAATCGGCATCGACGATGCCAATGGCGCGCAGCGCCTCGAGGAGCGGCTGCGCCGCCGCCCATTGCCAGGCGCGCTGTTTTCGCTCGACCATGGCACGACGCTTCTGACCTACCGCACCATGGCGGAGATCGGGCTATCCGTGCCCGGCGACCTCGCTTTTGCGAGCTTCGACGAGATGGAATGGATGCGGCTGGTCGCTCCCGGCATTACAGCCGTGCGTCAGCCCGTCGAGGAAATGGCCGAACAGGCCTGGGCGCTGCTGCTGCGGCGCATGACCGGCTCTGCCGGAAAACCGGTTACGCGGCGCTTGCGCTGCGTCGTCGAGATCCGCGGTTCGACGCCGCGGAGCCCGCTTGAGGAGGCGGGTAACACGAAACTGGGAGGAGAAAAATGGAAGTTACAAGACGAACCATACTCACCGGAATAG